TCATGCTTTACTATATGCAAAACCTTGGATAGGAACTGAAAGCGTAATAGTTGCATACCCTGATGATTTACACGTTGGATCTCCACCCTTAACATCACAATTAATAGAACTGCATAAAAAAACTGGAAAAAACATATTATCTGTAATTACAAATCCTAAAAACATCAATAGATATGGAGTAATAGCATTAAATAAAGATAATATTCATGTAAAAGATATTATAGAAAAACCAGAAGTGGGAAAAGAACCAAGCAATAAAGCATCTGTTGGAAGATTTTTATACACGAATGAATTTTTCAAATTTTTAGAAGAAGGGTTTAAATTCCATCAAAAAGGAGAATATCACCATATTTATGCTTTAAAAAAACTAATGTCTGAAAACAAAGTATTATACAAAGAAATAGAAGGCGAAAGACTTGACATAGGTGATGTTGAAAGTTATTTAGAAACAATAATCAAAATTGCAAAACGTGATGACAAATTACTACAAATAATCAAAGACTCACTAAGGAAATAAATGAGAATAGTAACAAAATATCAAGAATATTACAATACTCTTAGCAGATTAAAAAAATATATACATATGAACATAGAAGAAAAAATCTTAAGATATAGCATCTTATCAAAACTTTACAAACTCAATGAAAAAGAAATTAAAAATCTTATCAAAATAAGTCAAGATTATGAACTTAAAAAAAATAAAATAAATGTCACACTTGAAGAATACTATTACGAAGAAACACAAGATAAAAAGATCAAAGAATGGATACTAGAAATAATTAGAGAAAAAAATTTATTACAAATAAAAAAAGAAACAAATCTTATTAGTAAGAGACATGAAATAACATACAAATTAAACGCCACCAATTTCCTAAAAATTATTGAAATACAAAATAATAGTAAATACACACAAGAAAAAAAAGAACTATACAAACAATTAATACTAAACTTCTCTAGTAACTTAAAAACAGAAAATCTAGAACCAACAATAGATATACTAATAGCTGTAAAATATCAAAACAAAGAAAAAATTAAATATATACTAAGAAATAACCAATCATTTCAAAGATTATTCAAATCAAGCTTAAGCAAAAAACAAAGTAGAGTAATCAAACTAAAAAAATTACTCATTCTAACCTACTGGCCAGTAGGGTGTTTGTCAAAATCACTTTTCAATAAAATTTTAACCAAAAATTACAGATACATAATAGACGAAGTTTTAACCTTAAAGTACGATGAGATTCTAAAATATTTAAAAACAATCAAAACTTTAAGTCTTAATGAAATTTTTTACAAAGGATCAAATAA
The DNA window shown above is from Borrelia anserina Es and carries:
- a CDS encoding sugar phosphate nucleotidyltransferase codes for the protein MKGIILAAGYGTRFLPITKTIPKEMLPILNKPSIDYIIEEFTSSGIKETLIITSRRKEVLDNYFDKDIELETAFNKECKQDLLDKIKLKDIKISFIRQTEMMGTGHALLYAKPWIGTESVIVAYPDDLHVGSPPLTSQLIELHKKTGKNILSVITNPKNINRYGVIALNKDNIHVKDIIEKPEVGKEPSNKASVGRFLYTNEFFKFLEEGFKFHQKGEYHHIYALKKLMSENKVLYKEIEGERLDIGDVESYLETIIKIAKRDDKLLQIIKDSLRK